A region of Lycium barbarum isolate Lr01 chromosome 3, ASM1917538v2, whole genome shotgun sequence DNA encodes the following proteins:
- the LOC132632965 gene encoding uncharacterized protein LOC132632965 yields the protein MARVRNCCSTSKPAIWIWLISAITFYILFLMATRNSTEWSISNAEQRSRLYEKMEKDLEDHGAAFLKQGETTQSLSLSDLFTLKDGVVTPVLKAANPPVRASVLYLNPEYSAPITEAVRAIFSPHFDKAIWFQNSSLYHFSMFHASHHITAVPASESEIEAEANAVRAVSESICPLKIALDRVVLTSTGVLVGCWQVDSGTDPVTIRQKLRNALPRAPAKQLYDAVMLHTSFARLLGHPSNWPEEANKLSELQFLRELVNRLNNKIRGIKATVGELWYVEEYDILALALNGRMKVRKFQLGCSKV from the exons ATGGCTAGGGTTAGAAACTGTTGTTCCACTTCAAAACCGGCTATTTGGATCTGGTTAATCTCTGCAATTACCTTttatattctcttccttatggcTACCCGCAATTCTACAG AATGGTCTATCTCAAATGCGGAGCAGAGGTCTAGATTGTATGAAAAGATGGAGAAAGACTTGGAGGATCACGGAGCTGCTTTCCTCAAACAAGGAGAAACTACTCAATCACTTTCCCTGTCAGATCTGTTTACTCTCAAAGACGGAGTGGTCACTCCTGTACTCAAG GCTGCAAATCCCCCTGTGCGAGCAAGTGTTTTGTATCTCAACCCAGAGTATTCTGCCCCTATAAC GGAAGCTGTGAGAGCTATATTCTCGCCACATTTCGATAAAG CAATTTGGTTTCAGAACTCCAGTTTATATCACTTTAGCATGTTCCACGCTTCCCATCACATTACAGCTGTCCCTGCTTCTGAATCAGAG ATTGAAGCTGAAGCAAATGCTGTTAGAGCTGTTTCTGAGTCAATCTGCCCTCTAAAAATTGCCCTAGACCGAGTGGTTCTGACATCAACTGGGGTGTTAGTAGGTTGTTGGCAG GTGGACTCTGGAACTGATCCTGTAACTATCCGACAAAAATTGAGAAATGCTCTCCCACGTGCACCTGCAAAGCAACTT TATGATGCTGTAATGCTTCATACATCATTTGCCAGGCTTCTGGGACACCCTAGCAATTGGCCTGAG GAAGCAAATAAGCTCTCAGAACTCCAATTTCTCCGTGAGCTCGTGAATAGATTAAACAACAAAATCCGTGGCATTAAG GCAACGGTCGGTGAGCTCTGGTATGTTGAGGAGTATGACATATTAGCGCTTGCGTTGAATGGGAGAATGAAAGTCCGCAAGTTCCAGCTTGGCTGTTCGAAAGTGTGA
- the LOC132632966 gene encoding transcription factor bHLH47 — translation MDTENPAPVIEKDTTDVETSLDSSHIGKKIQKKVPRRIHKAEREKLKREHLNELFLSLADALELSEQMNGKASVLSETARFVKDMLSQIKHLRTENTTLLSESQYLSVEKKELQDENSALEAEISKLQSQVKARELETNLDLNLAPPEIQRAEFALQNNYMRLPASENAFQQSQIMNPFYVYPLSSNPQAYPAPHAADSAGVPTSTVKKPQPRYPTPTDVWPSEIFEKQPRLLLQEVQDGA, via the exons ATGGATACAGAAAATCCTGCTCCAGTAATTGAAAAGGATACTACTGATGTGGAGACATCATTAGATAG CTCTCATATCGGCAAGAAGATTCAGAAGAAAGTTCCAAGAAGAATTCACAAAGCTGAGAGAGAGAAACTGAAGAGAGAGCATCTGAATGAGCTTTTTCTTAGTTTGGCTGATGCTCTTG AACTATCTGAGCAGATGAATGGAAAAGCCTCTGTATTGAGTGAAACTGCTCGATTTGTAAAGGACATGCTTTCTCAGATCAAGCATCTGAGGACAGAAAATACAACTTTGCTGTCTGAATCTCAATAC CTGAGTGTGGAGAAAAAGGAGCTTCAGGACGAAAATTCAGCTCTAGAGGCTGAAATTAGCAAACTGCAAAGTCAGGTCAAAGCAAGGGAACTTGAGACTAATCTTGACCTAAATCTAGCTCCTCCTGAAATACAGCGCGCAGAGTTTGCATTACAAAATAACTATATGAGATTGCCTGCTTCAGAAAACGCATTTCAGCAGTCGCAAATCATGAACCCTTTTTATGTCTATCCCTTGAGTTCTAATCCCCAGGCTTATCCAGCGCCTCATGCTGCAGATTCCGCAGGTGTGCCCACATCTACTGTGAAGAAACCACAGCCCAGATATCCCACACCAACTGATGTATGGCCATCTGAGATCTTCGAAAAGCAGCCTCGGTTATTGCTACAGGAGGTTCAAGATGGTGCATAA